In the Gracilimonas sp. genome, TACTTTTGATCAGAGTCTGGGCTATCGATTTGCGGATTTCTATCTGCCATTTTGGGAGGTATCAAAAGCTGGGAGTATGTGCTTTCAATAACTTCCCGAACAATTACCTGACCCGACTCCTCAATATTTGTATTCTTAAAATTCATATCCTCATTGTTTTTTGCAGTGTAACTTAAAATTGACTCTTTAGGTTCACCGTCTCTTCGTGCTTATTTCACTAACACAGGGTTTGATAATTTTCTATATTTGGAGCCTAATTTTTAACCAAGCAGGATGTGGAAAATAATAAACCAGCACAACTCTGTATCCGTAGTGTTTAAGCAGATTTTTAGAACCCTATGCTCACAAAAAGAATTATTCCCTGCCTGGATATAAAAGACGGGCGAACCGTCAAAGGCGTTAATTTTGAAGGACTCAGGGACGCAGGTGATCCGGTGGAATTAGCCAAACGATACAGCGAGGAAGGCGCCGATGAACTGGTTTTCCTTGATATTACCGCAACTCTTGAAAAGAGGAAAACCCTGGTTGAGCTGGTTAAAAGAATAGCTGCAGAAATAAATATCCCATTTACGGTAGGCGGGGGAATCAAAACCGTAGATGAAATTGAAGAATTACTTAAATCAGGTGCCGATAAGGTTTCACTCAATAGCAGCATCGTCAAAAACCCGGACCTCATCAATCAAGCTTCAGATGCGTTTGGTGCACAGGCAATTGTGGCTGCTGTAGATGCCAAGAAAAATAAAGACAGCTGGAATGTGTACATCAAAGGGGGAACTGAAGACACCGGTCTGGATGCCATTGATTGGATGCAGGAAGTAGAAGAACGAGGGGCCGGGGAAATTTTGCTTACCAGCATGGACCGTGATGGCACTAAAAGCGGCTTCGATATCGAAATCTTAGAAAAGGTAAACAGTCTTGTAAATATTCCGGTAATAGCCAGCGGCGGTGCCGGAACTATTGAACATTGTATCGAGGCAATTACTAAAGGAAATGCGGATGCAGTGCTGGCTGCGAGTATTTTTCACTTTAAAGAAATAGAGATTAAAGAGCTTAAGAAGCACATGCAGGCCGCTAACATTGAAGTAAGATATAGCTAATCTCCCCTTTTCTCTACGCACAAACATTCTCTTCTTTGCGCATATTATTTGCACATTTTATTTTCTGAACTAAATAAATTTTTTTCATTATAAACCTAATTTATTTAGGCAAAGAGCGAACGTGTATTGTAAGCGCTTTTCCAGTAGCTCAAGTATGATTCCATGGTTAAAAAAGAGTTTTAGAAAGACAAAAAAGCATAAAAATCATTATTAAAACATCATTAAAATAGGTTTTTCATTAATTCGATAATTTGACAAACTCGGAAAAATTGTGCTTTTTGTGTGTACTCATCTCGCCTTACCATCGAAGTAGAAAATATTATGGACCGAAATAATTTAAGTTATACCGGCGAAGAAAAATCCGCATGCGGTGTGGGTTTTATTGCCAGCCGAAAAGGAGTATTTGCAAACGAACATTTGAAAAGCGGATTACATGCCCTGAAGTGTGTGGAACACCGTGGAGCCTGCGGCGCCGATGGCGTGACCGGTGATGGAGCCGGCATCATGACTGACATACCTTTCAATATGTTTGGTTATGATCAGGATACGGTAGCAATCGCAACTCTATTCCTGACCACCGATGAGGTAAAACAAAGCCAAAGCCTGAACATCTTTGAAAAAACATTCGACTTCTTTGGCCTGAAAATTTTAGAGTATCGGGATGTTCCCGTCAATCCTGAGGTGCTTGGCAGAGAAGCGAAAAAATCTCTACCAGTCATTAAACAGGTTGTTATTGAGCGGCCACAACGTTCTCGCACAGATCTTTCCTTCGACAAACTTTTGTACCAGGCTAAACAGCTTACCATGTCTAAATTATATTCTAGTGAATTAGTCGGAAATTTGTTTTTCACTTCCCTCTCGGCTAAGACCATTGTATACAAAGGACTGTGCAAGGCAGAAGCACTTGAAGAGTTTTATCCCGATTTAAAGAATCCGGACTACAAGACCCGCTTCACCCTTTTTCACCGTCGTTTTAGTACCAACACCCGTACTTCTTGGGATAAGGTTCAGCCTTTCCGCCTGATTGGACACAATGGCGAGATCAATACCATTGCCGGAAACCGATCGTGGGCTAAGTCCCGCGAAAAAATGATTGGTGCAGAAAAGTATGAATTGCTTACCCGCAAAGGGATTAGTGACTCGGGCAGTTTCAATGAAATGGTGGAAGCCATGCGCTATCGCAGCGGAGTACCGAATGTGGAAGATATTCTGGCATTAATGGTGCCCCCAGCTAATCAGAACAATGAATTTTACACCTTTTGGAGCCGAGCCATGGAACCCTGGGATGGCCCTGCATTTATCTCTTATGCAAATGGGTATACCATTGGTGCCCGACTCGATCGTAATGGATTCCGCCCGGCAAGATGGGCCCGAACCAAAGATCATTTCTACCTTTCTTCTGAAGCAGGCACGTTTGAGATTGATCAATCTATTATTGATGCCAAAGGAACCTTGTTTGCCGGACGTGGCGTAACTCTGGATCTTAGTTCCGGAGAAGTACATTTTCGCGATCCAAGCCACTCCAGGGAAAACAAAGATGCCAAGCTTGATGCCCGGCTTACCCCTATTCCGGAAACTATAGGTAAGCAGAAAGAGTCTTATTTAGAGAAACTTCCGGTTTTCAGTTATACAGATGAGGAACTCAGCAAAGTGATTTACCCAATGGCTGAAACCGGAAAAGAGCCTGTTGGCTCTATGGGTGATACTGCCCGGCTTGCGGTGTTATCAACCGAGCCCCGTTCTTTCTTTGATCATTTTTACCAAAATTTCTCTCAGGTTACCAATCCTCCGCTCGATTATATTCGTGAGCAGGTAGTAACCGACCTGAATACACATCTTGGTAAGAAGCCAAATATTTTTGAGCCCAAAGAATTGATTCCCCCTGCTCCGGCTTTCTTGTTAAAAAGCCCATTTTTAAGCCTATCACAAATGGATCATCTGCAGTCTTTATTGGGTAAGGATCTCAGTGAAGAGCGTATTGTTCCGGTTCAGCTTTCAATGACCTTCAAGCGTACACATGGTGTGGTTGGCTTCAAAGCAAAACTTAAAGAACTGGCTGATTCAGCGATTAAAGCTGCAGAAAAAGGACACAGTATTATCATTTTAAGTGATCGGGATGCTTCTTACGAATACCCGGCTATTCCTTCTTTGCTGGCGCTCAGAACAGTGGTAAACAACCTGAATGAGCAAGGATTACGCCTTAATGCCTCTGTGGTCATTGATTCAGGTGAGGTTAAGAATACACATCACGCAGCCGCTTTAATCGGCTTTGGAGCCTACGCAGTTTGTCCATACATGGCACTGGATATTGCACGGAATGATGATAACCGTGCACTCAAAGATCTGGATGCTGATACCAAAGAACGAAACTTCCTGCATGCTCTTGAACAGGGATTACTAAAGATTATGGCGAAATGTGGAATTTCAGTGGTTCGCAGTTATCAAAGTGCGAAACTGTTCTCTGCTGTTGGACTGGATAAGCAGGTAATTCAGGATTTCTTTCCGGGCATTCAAAGTCCGATTGGCGGAATTACCCTCGATCAAATTGGAGAGTTGGTTCTCGAAAGAACCAAACACTTGCATGGTGAAGACCTCAGCGAGGTGAAACCGCTGAAGACTTATCAGTACAAAGAGCATGCCCGTGGCAAGATGGGCGAGAAGCACTCTATGACGAGTTCGCGCTCAAAGGCTATACATGAATTGGTTCGGGATAAAGAGCTTGACCTGACAGACATGAAGCTTTTTGATGAATACCTGAAAGCTGGTCATAAGGATGAGCCTGTTGCATTACGTCATCTGCTGGACACTAAAAAAACAGATGAACCGCTCGATTTGGAAAAAATGGATTCCATTGATCACATCCTTCAGAAATTCGGGTCCGGTGCAATGTCGTTCGGCGCCATTAGTGCCGAAGCACAACGCGACATTTTTCGCGCGATGAAAGAAATTGGAGGGCGCTGTAACAGCGGTGAAGGTGGGGAAAACCCTTACTATTACTCCGAAGGAATTACCGCTTCTGTAAAACAGATTGCCTCGGGACGGTTTGGAGTAAATGCGGAGTATTTAATTGCTGGTGATGAAATCCAGATTAAAATTTGTCAGGGAGCCAAGCCTGGTGAAGGTGGACAGCTGATGGGTATAAAGGTTACCGAAGATATTGCCCGAGCCCGTTTTGCAAATCCGGGTTTCGACCTAATCTCTCCTCCTCCGCTTCATGATATTTACAGTATTGAGGATCTAAAGCAATTAATTCACGACCTGAAGCAACTTCACCCCGGCGGTAAAGTTAGTGTAAAATTGGTTTCCGGAGTGAATATTGGAACCATTGCTGTGGGTGTAGCCAAGGCTGGAGCCGACATCATTCAGGTTTCGGGTGGCGAAGGTGGTACCGGAGCAGCCTCCCTCAGTTCTATGAAACATGCCGGGCTTCCATGGGAAATCGGTCTTCCTGAAGTTCATCAGGCGCTTGTAGAAAATGATTTACGAGACCATGTTATACTGCGAACCGATGGCGGACTTTCCTCTGGTAAAGATATTGTACTAGCCTCCATCTTAGGGGCCGAAGAATTTGATTTCGGAAAGCTTCTGCTTATAGCTGAAGGGTGCATCATGGCACGTATTTGTGAAAAAAACACCTGCCCAACTGGCATTGCTACTCACGATCAAAAATTCAAAGACAAATATAAAGGCCATAAAGATCACATTGTTGACACTCTGAAGTATCTGGCTGAAGATGTACGCCGTGAGCTTTCAAAAATTGGAGCTTCTTCTCTGGATGAAGTGTTCGGACAAACCCAATATCTGCAAATGCATCCGGACCGTGAGGAACTCATTAAAGAGAAAAATTTTGATCTGAGTTACTTCCTGAATGCACCCTCTTACGCTAAAGAAAGTGACCTGGAAGGCTTATCTGATCCGGTTAGTTCCTTAAATGTAAGTTTGGTTTCAGATACAGAAAAAGCTATCAAAAACAACGAAGACTATAGTAACGAATACAAGATCTACAATACTGACCGATCAGCACTTGCTACTTTGTTTGGTGAGCTTTCGAGAAACATGAATAAGCAGCGCCTGAAAGAAATTAAAGAGGGTAAAGAGTTTAAAAATCCATATAACAAAACAATCTCGCTTGCTTTCAAAGGAAGCGCCGGACAGAGTTTTGGAGTCTTCCAAACGGGGGGTGTAAACATCCGCTTGGTTGGGGAAGCAAACGATTCGGTCTGTAAATCTATGTCGGGTGGACGAACCGTTATTGTTCCTCCTGAAGAAGCTAAGTTTGAACCCAGCGAAAACGCCATCATTGGTAACTGTGCAATTTATGGAGCAACAGGCGGCACCTTCTATGTGCATGGCCAGGCTGGCGATCGTTTTGCAGTGCGTAACAGTGGCTGTACGGCTGTTGTAGAAGGAACCGGACTCCACGCCTGCGAATACATGACGAACGGCACTGTAGTCATTCTAGGGGGAACTTCGAATAACATTGGTGCCGGTATGACGGGCGGAGAGCTTTTTCTCTATGAAGATCCCGGCTCAAAAGTGAACAAGGAATATATTGACGCCGTGAAGTTAAGCGAACAAGATGAACATAAGCTCAAATCTATCCTGAAAGACTACCTGAAAGAAACCGGTTCAACAAAAACCGAATACATTCTTTCGGACTGGGATAATGCCAAAGCTCAGTTCAAAAAATATATCCCGGTATCCATGATTGATCAGGAAACAAAAACTGAAAAAGCTTCTGTAGAAAATTAAACAGAGTTTCACTCACTCATTGCAGTAGCTTTCCCGGCTCATCAGATGTGTGCGGGGTTTTTTATGGCTATTCTTCTGCTTCTACCAAATAAACTTCGCTGGCTACTGCCTGCCCAAGCATCTGTTCTACTTTACCTTCAAGTCGGATTTTGACAGGTCCACTGAACGGAGCTTTTTCCATAACTTCTATTTTTGATCCTGGAAGCACACCTATTTTTTCCAGGTATCGAAGCAATTCAGGATCCTGATCTTTGACCCGGCCAATGATGTAAGCCGTGTTCTCTTTAGCATCAGAAATAGAAAGCTGAGCCATGGTTGGCATTACGCCATCTTTAGAAGGAATTGGATCACCATGTGGATCATGCGTTGGGTGATTTAATAGTTCTGCGATGCGGTCTTCGAATTGTTCTGAAATATGATGCTCCAGCTTTTCAGCCTCATCATGTACTTCATCCCAGGAATACCCCATTACCTCTTTAAGGTACAACTCGAGTAACCGATGATGACGTAAAATTTCCAATGCAATTTTATTGCCTGCCGATGTAAGCTTAGCCCCTTTATATGATTCATATTCCAGTAAATTCATCTTCGCAAGGCGCTTCAGCATATTGGTAACTGAAGCCGAAGAAACATCCAGTGCATTGGCAATATTTGTAGTTGTGGTAGCTTCACCTTCTGATTGAAGTACGTAAATAGCTTTAAGATAATCTTCCACAGACTGGCTCAGGCCCATGTTATTTTTTAATGATTCTCGCAATGGATATAATTTTTTTGAAGTATTTAACACCGGTTTGTTTAAATAGCGGCGCACAATGTTTTAGCTCACGCTAAAATACAAAATTTACTGATTTACTGAGGCATCGGCTTTAATTATCAGTAAAGTCATGTCGTCATGCTGCTTTGCAACCCCTTTGAATTCGTTTACATCATCGACTATAATTTCCATGATTTTTTCAGAAGATGCCTTTCTAACCCCTTTAACCAATCGTTCAAGCCTTTCCTCTCCGTAGAAATGATTCCCGGAATTCAACATCTCAGTAATTCCATCGGTATACATGATCACCACATCTCCCTCTTTCAGTTTTAACGTCGCTTCAACCGTATTCTTAATGAACATATCTCCCAGAGCAACCCCAATCCCAACACCATTGGGTTTAAGCCATTCGGTGTCCCCGTTTGCACGAACGACCAGCATTGGGTTATGACCGGCTCGTGCAAAAGTAAACTGTCTTTTATCTGCCTCAAGAATACCATAAATCATAGAGATAAAAGTACCCCGGGTCGCGTTTTCATGGAATAATCTATTTAACTGATTAAGCAATTCTACCGGGGATAAAATCAGTGCGCTCAAGCTATGCAGTACTCCTTTTGTGAAAGTCATATAAAAAGCTGCGCGAATTCCTTTCCCACTTACATCCCCTATAGCAAGTGCTGTGCGCTGTTCCCCTAAAGAAATCATGTCATAATAATCTCCTCCGGTTTCCTGTGCGGGGATACAAATTCCGGCAATATCAATACCCGGCAAGCGATGGATTTTAGAAGGCAGGAACGTTTGCTGTACAACACGGGCAATAGAAAGTTCCTGTTTCAGGCGTTGTTCCTTGGCCTGATCCTCAATGTAAGAGGGCACATACTCTGGCAGTTCGTCGCGGTCGGTTCCCTTGGTAACAAAATAAACTCCACAGCACGTAAATGTGATCAGGACCAAAACAAATAAATAGAACATATTTGCATCAGGTGAGCCACTAATTACCCAGCCTTTGGAAGTCGTTAAAAAGTTAACGAAAACGAAGGCTCCAAAAACGATCGTTAAAAAGTCATATCTGAGATAGAAATAACCCAGCACAAAACCTAAAATCGCCCGCATCGAACGATCGATGATATCAGGCTCAATATTGAACGGCAAAACATCAATCAGCGCAAACAAAAGAGCACTTATAACCGGTATCATCCAGCTCCTGCCTGTTAAACCCTTCATTTGATTACCAAGAATCAAATAAATGGGAACCACAATCAGTAATACAAAGCAGGTTGTAACCATCAGGTTTGCCAGCGAAGGCAAAAAGTATTCATCCGAAATAAATCCGGTATTTGAAGAGATATATGATGAAGGAAAGACAGCTAAAAATACTCCAACCAGCCCGATCAAAATTCCGCCAATCGCAAAGGCATTGATGATTCCCCAACCAACCGGTTTGTTTACAAATAAACCACGACGAACCAAGTCCCAGGTTTTTAACTTTTCAGGCCAGTATTGCCGGGTAATGGAATCACTGACGGCAGTTATCACAAAGAAACCAATAGCACTTATGGCTCCCATAATGGCCATTCCCATAAGGTTTTGAAAGATACTAATGCCACCATTCAGGCCATAAGCCAAGCCTAATTCGTCAATAAGCTGCAGAATCCAAAATCCGGGAACTAAAAACCCTGCCAATACCGCAATGATAATAGCTGGTTTAGTATCTATTGCCCTCGC is a window encoding:
- a CDS encoding PP2C family protein-serine/threonine phosphatase; the protein is MQQSKKLFRDVLILLFGVAGIGWFFYSFPNHHPFTISDVNVPKDRIIEKADSVFQSWQYQSLDFYPSSEFNTSDEVIDSLQKKWGVREFKHQIQESRYLKNLPFMHWEVREFNTETESNDYEVRIGLNTDGEVVNFLASNELISRQRPFNRYAVRTIFQNQVENYTRGVEDSLITGLSDYQHLTTSSQSNSQALVIIDRLRKLRGGQDEDVYTMNNIWNLADFYLNRTAWKSLDLQRDSVELLDEGGFRFARAYLSAEDSASGVKTNLSLDLLPAGSLKAMNFELSPRIQPTESNADEAMDGISLFIVLVFALWLLFVFYLRIKARAIDTKPAIIIAVLAGFLVPGFWILQLIDELGLAYGLNGGISIFQNLMGMAIMGAISAIGFFVITAVSDSITRQYWPEKLKTWDLVRRGLFVNKPVGWGIINAFAIGGILIGLVGVFLAVFPSSYISSNTGFISDEYFLPSLANLMVTTCFVLLIVVPIYLILGNQMKGLTGRSWMIPVISALLFALIDVLPFNIEPDIIDRSMRAILGFVLGYFYLRYDFLTIVFGAFVFVNFLTTSKGWVISGSPDANMFYLFVLVLITFTCCGVYFVTKGTDRDELPEYVPSYIEDQAKEQRLKQELSIARVVQQTFLPSKIHRLPGIDIAGICIPAQETGGDYYDMISLGEQRTALAIGDVSGKGIRAAFYMTFTKGVLHSLSALILSPVELLNQLNRLFHENATRGTFISMIYGILEADKRQFTFARAGHNPMLVVRANGDTEWLKPNGVGIGVALGDMFIKNTVEATLKLKEGDVVIMYTDGITEMLNSGNHFYGEERLERLVKGVRKASSEKIMEIIVDDVNEFKGVAKQHDDMTLLIIKADASVNQ
- a CDS encoding metal-dependent transcriptional regulator produces the protein MRESLKNNMGLSQSVEDYLKAIYVLQSEGEATTTTNIANALDVSSASVTNMLKRLAKMNLLEYESYKGAKLTSAGNKIALEILRHHRLLELYLKEVMGYSWDEVHDEAEKLEHHISEQFEDRIAELLNHPTHDPHGDPIPSKDGVMPTMAQLSISDAKENTAYIIGRVKDQDPELLRYLEKIGVLPGSKIEVMEKAPFSGPVKIRLEGKVEQMLGQAVASEVYLVEAEE
- the gltB gene encoding glutamate synthase large subunit, with product MDRNNLSYTGEEKSACGVGFIASRKGVFANEHLKSGLHALKCVEHRGACGADGVTGDGAGIMTDIPFNMFGYDQDTVAIATLFLTTDEVKQSQSLNIFEKTFDFFGLKILEYRDVPVNPEVLGREAKKSLPVIKQVVIERPQRSRTDLSFDKLLYQAKQLTMSKLYSSELVGNLFFTSLSAKTIVYKGLCKAEALEEFYPDLKNPDYKTRFTLFHRRFSTNTRTSWDKVQPFRLIGHNGEINTIAGNRSWAKSREKMIGAEKYELLTRKGISDSGSFNEMVEAMRYRSGVPNVEDILALMVPPANQNNEFYTFWSRAMEPWDGPAFISYANGYTIGARLDRNGFRPARWARTKDHFYLSSEAGTFEIDQSIIDAKGTLFAGRGVTLDLSSGEVHFRDPSHSRENKDAKLDARLTPIPETIGKQKESYLEKLPVFSYTDEELSKVIYPMAETGKEPVGSMGDTARLAVLSTEPRSFFDHFYQNFSQVTNPPLDYIREQVVTDLNTHLGKKPNIFEPKELIPPAPAFLLKSPFLSLSQMDHLQSLLGKDLSEERIVPVQLSMTFKRTHGVVGFKAKLKELADSAIKAAEKGHSIIILSDRDASYEYPAIPSLLALRTVVNNLNEQGLRLNASVVIDSGEVKNTHHAAALIGFGAYAVCPYMALDIARNDDNRALKDLDADTKERNFLHALEQGLLKIMAKCGISVVRSYQSAKLFSAVGLDKQVIQDFFPGIQSPIGGITLDQIGELVLERTKHLHGEDLSEVKPLKTYQYKEHARGKMGEKHSMTSSRSKAIHELVRDKELDLTDMKLFDEYLKAGHKDEPVALRHLLDTKKTDEPLDLEKMDSIDHILQKFGSGAMSFGAISAEAQRDIFRAMKEIGGRCNSGEGGENPYYYSEGITASVKQIASGRFGVNAEYLIAGDEIQIKICQGAKPGEGGQLMGIKVTEDIARARFANPGFDLISPPPLHDIYSIEDLKQLIHDLKQLHPGGKVSVKLVSGVNIGTIAVGVAKAGADIIQVSGGEGGTGAASLSSMKHAGLPWEIGLPEVHQALVENDLRDHVILRTDGGLSSGKDIVLASILGAEEFDFGKLLLIAEGCIMARICEKNTCPTGIATHDQKFKDKYKGHKDHIVDTLKYLAEDVRRELSKIGASSLDEVFGQTQYLQMHPDREELIKEKNFDLSYFLNAPSYAKESDLEGLSDPVSSLNVSLVSDTEKAIKNNEDYSNEYKIYNTDRSALATLFGELSRNMNKQRLKEIKEGKEFKNPYNKTISLAFKGSAGQSFGVFQTGGVNIRLVGEANDSVCKSMSGGRTVIVPPEEAKFEPSENAIIGNCAIYGATGGTFYVHGQAGDRFAVRNSGCTAVVEGTGLHACEYMTNGTVVILGGTSNNIGAGMTGGELFLYEDPGSKVNKEYIDAVKLSEQDEHKLKSILKDYLKETGSTKTEYILSDWDNAKAQFKKYIPVSMIDQETKTEKASVEN
- the hisF gene encoding imidazole glycerol phosphate synthase subunit HisF; amino-acid sequence: MLTKRIIPCLDIKDGRTVKGVNFEGLRDAGDPVELAKRYSEEGADELVFLDITATLEKRKTLVELVKRIAAEINIPFTVGGGIKTVDEIEELLKSGADKVSLNSSIVKNPDLINQASDAFGAQAIVAAVDAKKNKDSWNVYIKGGTEDTGLDAIDWMQEVEERGAGEILLTSMDRDGTKSGFDIEILEKVNSLVNIPVIASGGAGTIEHCIEAITKGNADAVLAASIFHFKEIEIKELKKHMQAANIEVRYS